A portion of the Streptomyces erythrochromogenes genome contains these proteins:
- a CDS encoding DNA polymerase III subunit beta family protein, with protein sequence MRSIGEMARDSGLSVSALRFYDGAGVLVPARVDPVTGYRWYGPEQLDESRVLARLRRAGMPLADIRLVLAGLSGADTDLVRGLLQAHLRRLEQGLNDARGEFSTVRALLERRENPMTSLRTATVRLTLRAPELAEALDSVRFAAGADPELPMLGGVLFDVDGGTLRLAATDRYRMAVARAGAAGYDGPRVQAVVPSRLTDAMRALLSEDASVLLTLDGGRVALRAGDHEAGGQCLDQEFPDYRRLVRLPAGRRALVDVAALRHAVETGPVRESEMHGPDGPLFDLSVLQVADGAVTVCEDGHGAPDRVAVNRAFLLQALAAGARDELIVEAGAPTAPLAVRRTDTEETFSILMPVRLDD encoded by the coding sequence ATGCGCAGCATCGGTGAAATGGCCAGGGACAGCGGCCTGAGCGTGAGCGCGCTCCGGTTCTACGACGGTGCCGGCGTGCTGGTTCCGGCCCGGGTGGATCCGGTCACCGGCTACCGTTGGTACGGACCCGAACAGCTCGACGAGTCCCGGGTGCTGGCCCGGCTGCGCCGTGCGGGCATGCCGTTGGCGGACATCCGGCTGGTGCTGGCGGGTCTGTCCGGTGCGGACACCGACCTGGTGCGGGGGCTCCTCCAGGCGCACCTGCGCCGCCTGGAGCAGGGGCTGAACGATGCCCGCGGCGAGTTCTCCACGGTCCGAGCGCTACTCGAACGCAGGGAGAACCCCATGACTTCGCTCCGCACCGCCACCGTCCGGCTCACCCTCCGCGCACCGGAGCTGGCCGAAGCCCTGGACTCGGTGCGCTTCGCCGCCGGCGCCGACCCGGAGTTGCCGATGCTCGGGGGCGTCCTGTTCGACGTCGACGGCGGCACGCTCCGGCTCGCGGCAACCGACCGCTACCGGATGGCCGTCGCCCGGGCCGGGGCCGCCGGGTACGACGGACCGCGTGTGCAGGCGGTCGTGCCCTCCCGGCTGACGGACGCCATGCGGGCCCTGCTGAGTGAGGACGCGTCCGTCCTGCTGACCCTGGACGGCGGCCGCGTGGCCCTGCGGGCGGGGGACCACGAGGCGGGCGGCCAGTGCCTCGACCAGGAATTCCCCGACTACCGCCGCCTCGTACGCCTGCCCGCGGGGCGCCGGGCCCTCGTCGACGTCGCGGCCCTCCGCCACGCGGTGGAGACCGGCCCCGTCCGGGAGAGCGAGATGCACGGGCCGGACGGCCCGCTCTTCGACCTCAGCGTGCTCCAGGTGGCCGACGGCGCGGTGACCGTCTGCGAGGACGGCCACGGCGCCCCGGACCGTGTCGCCGTCAACCGCGCCTTCCTGCTGCAGGCCCTCGCGGCCGGGGCCCGGGACGAGCTGATCGTCGAGGCCGGCGCCCCCACGGCGCCGCTGGCCGTCCGGCGGACCGACACCGAGGAGACGTTCTCGATCCTGATGCCCGTCCGCCTGGACGACTGA
- a CDS encoding AraC family transcriptional regulator, translating into MVSHAHPGTTSSALTRLNVNAARLLGIPPTGYAHLLGMAPEHLNDDLCRPPAVTSIRIAELATVHAPWTEVSLLLAQQSAIGSLGVWDYLITSAPTPLEGIRDAAGYLATVVDTSTDDLRIAEDGNRVTLSHLNRADLAHEAACAVRACALGLYLRRLREAAQRPLVPLHVALAAEAPRRHDALIELYGTRAIEFGAPVSSITFRTADLTAPTPHAQPGLSAVLRRHADQTLATAVPLRDWLDLFRGALASVQDEAAPALSTVARRMAVSPRTLQRRLDEHGTTWSAEAEAVRRDHVSRLLHTTGLSIDAIAARSGYADARALRRAVQRWYGTTPAALRRAGHPHGQALEPAR; encoded by the coding sequence GTGGTCTCGCACGCGCACCCGGGGACGACGTCCTCCGCCCTCACCCGCCTGAACGTCAATGCCGCACGTCTGCTCGGGATACCCCCGACCGGGTACGCGCACCTGCTGGGCATGGCGCCCGAGCACCTCAACGACGACTTGTGCCGGCCCCCCGCCGTCACCAGCATCCGCATCGCGGAACTGGCCACCGTCCACGCCCCCTGGACCGAGGTGTCCCTGCTGCTGGCACAGCAGTCGGCCATCGGGAGCCTCGGGGTCTGGGACTACCTGATCACCTCCGCGCCCACTCCGCTCGAAGGGATCCGGGACGCCGCCGGCTACCTCGCCACCGTCGTCGACACCAGCACGGACGACCTCCGGATCGCCGAGGACGGCAACCGCGTCACCCTCAGCCACCTCAACAGGGCCGATCTGGCCCACGAGGCGGCCTGCGCCGTCCGCGCCTGCGCCCTCGGCCTGTACCTGCGCCGCCTGCGCGAGGCCGCGCAGCGGCCGCTCGTCCCCCTCCACGTGGCCCTGGCCGCCGAGGCGCCCCGCCGGCACGACGCACTGATCGAGCTCTACGGGACCCGCGCCATCGAGTTCGGCGCCCCGGTCAGCTCGATCACCTTCCGCACCGCCGACCTGACCGCCCCGACACCGCACGCCCAGCCGGGGCTGTCGGCCGTGCTCCGAAGGCACGCCGACCAGACGCTCGCCACGGCCGTCCCGCTGCGCGACTGGCTGGACCTCTTCCGCGGCGCGCTCGCCTCCGTACAGGACGAAGCAGCCCCGGCCCTGTCCACCGTCGCTCGGCGCATGGCCGTCAGCCCGCGGACCCTCCAGCGCCGCCTCGACGAGCACGGCACCACCTGGAGCGCCGAGGCCGAGGCCGTACGCCGGGACCACGTCTCACGGCTGCTCCACACCACCGGGCTGAGCATCGACGCGATCGCCGCCCGCAGCGGCTACGCCGACGCCCGCGCCCTGCGCCGGGCCGTCCAGCGCTGGTACGGCACCACGCCCGCCGCCCTGCGCCGCGCCGGCCACCCGCACGGCCAGGCCCTGGAGCCCGCCCGGTAG
- a CDS encoding ATP-binding protein: protein MSGQFVHCDPQEIASLFLFEKLTPQQLGQLCAEGGVERFDTGPVYAEGDPASCFYVMIEGTVVLSRRVGGDDVEVSRTSQRGVYAGAMQAYLGDRVPQTYTNSMRVTEPTRFFVLPAQAFSDFMQEWFPMAAHLLEGLFFGAKNTQRAIGQRERLLALGSLSAGLTHELNNPAAAAVRATATLRERVGKMRHKLAVIAQGHYSREAIADLIEVQERTVERVAKATALSPLEASDREDELADWLDDHGIAEGWRIAPTFVQAGLDVDWLEQVAAAVDDDILPGAIGWLNYSVETELLMDEIDDSTTRISHLVDAAKQYSQLDRAPTRVVDVHELLDSTLLMLSGKIGPRVQVVKDYDRSLPDVPAYPAELNQVWTNLIDNAVFAIGSTGGDGTLTVRTAREGDRLLVEFRDTGPGIPADIRGRIFDPFFTTKPVGEGTGLGLDISWRIVVNKHHGSLQVESAPGDTRFQVLLPLTAPEPEPENAPGTGTAPATETAEEPA, encoded by the coding sequence ATGAGCGGGCAGTTCGTGCACTGCGACCCGCAGGAGATCGCCTCGCTGTTCCTGTTCGAGAAGCTCACCCCGCAGCAGCTCGGGCAACTGTGCGCCGAGGGCGGGGTGGAGCGCTTCGACACCGGTCCCGTGTACGCCGAGGGCGACCCGGCCTCCTGCTTCTACGTGATGATCGAGGGCACCGTCGTACTGTCCCGCCGGGTCGGCGGCGACGACGTCGAAGTGAGCCGGACCTCGCAGCGCGGCGTGTACGCGGGGGCCATGCAGGCCTACCTCGGCGACCGGGTGCCCCAGACGTACACCAACTCGATGCGGGTGACCGAGCCGACCCGTTTCTTCGTGCTGCCCGCGCAGGCGTTCTCGGACTTCATGCAGGAGTGGTTCCCGATGGCCGCGCACCTGCTGGAGGGGCTGTTCTTCGGCGCGAAGAACACCCAGCGGGCCATCGGGCAGCGGGAACGGCTGCTGGCCCTCGGATCGCTGTCCGCCGGTCTCACCCACGAGCTCAACAACCCGGCTGCGGCGGCCGTCCGGGCCACCGCGACCCTGCGCGAACGCGTCGGCAAGATGCGCCACAAGCTCGCCGTCATCGCCCAGGGCCACTATTCCCGCGAGGCGATCGCCGACCTCATCGAGGTCCAGGAGCGCACGGTGGAACGCGTCGCGAAGGCGACGGCGCTCAGCCCGCTGGAGGCCTCCGACCGGGAGGACGAGCTCGCCGACTGGCTCGACGACCACGGCATCGCGGAGGGATGGCGGATCGCACCGACCTTCGTCCAGGCCGGGCTGGACGTGGACTGGCTGGAGCAGGTCGCGGCGGCCGTGGACGACGACATCCTCCCCGGAGCCATCGGCTGGCTCAACTACTCGGTCGAGACCGAGCTGCTGATGGACGAGATCGACGACTCCACCACCCGCATCTCCCACCTCGTCGACGCCGCCAAGCAGTACTCGCAGCTCGACCGGGCACCGACCCGGGTCGTCGACGTCCACGAACTCCTCGACAGCACCCTGCTGATGCTGTCCGGCAAGATCGGCCCCCGGGTGCAGGTGGTCAAGGACTACGACCGCTCCCTGCCGGACGTACCCGCCTACCCGGCGGAGCTCAACCAGGTGTGGACCAACCTCATCGACAACGCCGTCTTCGCCATCGGCAGCACCGGAGGCGACGGTACCCTGACGGTCCGCACGGCACGCGAGGGGGACCGGCTGCTGGTGGAGTTCCGCGACACCGGGCCCGGCATCCCGGCCGACATCCGCGGCCGCATCTTCGACCCCTTCTTCACCACCAAACCGGTCGGCGAGGGCACCGGCCTCGGCCTGGACATCTCCTGGCGCATCGTCGTCAACAAGCACCACGGCAGCCTCCAGGTCGAATCCGCCCCCGGTGACACCCGCTTCCAGGTACTGCTGCCGCTGACCGCACCGGAACCCGAACCCGAGAACGCCCCCGGAACCGGAACCGCGCCCGCAACCGAGACCGCCGAGGAGCCCGCATGA
- a CDS encoding UBP-type zinc finger domain-containing protein, which translates to MTDIKGIEPTVPPTGTGCTDCDAVGGWWFHLRRCAQCGHVGCCDSSPAQHATAHWKATGHPLVQSFEPGEGWFWDYDANEMYESGPRLAPPGEHPADQPVPGPADRVPEDWTRRLHR; encoded by the coding sequence ATGACCGACATCAAGGGGATCGAACCGACCGTCCCGCCGACCGGCACCGGCTGCACCGACTGCGACGCGGTGGGCGGCTGGTGGTTCCACCTGCGGCGCTGCGCCCAGTGCGGCCACGTCGGCTGCTGCGACTCGTCGCCCGCCCAACACGCCACCGCCCACTGGAAGGCCACCGGACACCCGCTGGTGCAGAGCTTCGAGCCGGGCGAGGGGTGGTTCTGGGACTACGACGCCAACGAGATGTACGAGTCCGGGCCCCGGCTGGCCCCGCCGGGCGAGCACCCCGCGGACCAGCCTGTCCCCGGACCGGCCGACCGGGTGCCGGAGGACTGGACGCGCCGCCTGCACCGCTGA
- a CDS encoding poly(A) polymerase — translation MRTSEQLYHQVRWDPRFDPARFVLGLLQRGAPPKRVPLPSFVPGGDIPWHRVLFVEADGELVWDRATGVDLIDVTAAGRVRDPRLLRAPFFTARTPYAWDPAGGGAWRPAQAGPVDTAAAPSSVRLLTWNTLWDRYDAPRIATARRRPLLLDDLAVADADVIALQEVEPELLGMLLAAPWVRAGYTLGTDPGGRDVAECGLLVLSRLPLREAGLHVFRPHKAVTAVTVDTAAGPLVVAATHLTSDHTENGHERREAELARLAEGLGGVDAGVALLGDFNDGRHGAEGPAPALGMRDAWCEVHGAADATPTFDPVANPLAAVGSLTGRAGRLDRILLGSAPARVTRAALRGDSPAPDGLFVSDHFGVEATVEFGTPGDGPTRLDVPATVRTAVAWLPPRLPDAVREVRRDHDPADARWPAHVNLLFGFVPESSFAEAVPLLAEVAADSAPFEARLEGVHSFGHREEATVWLDPAAAGEAPWQELRRALAERFPGCRGRSGAYGGYTPHLTLGRSRDPQRAVAEFAARLGGAVSARVGELAVLSRRGDGPMRVRATVALGTGEVRWTPEPLPEPLPGHLPGHPAERRSGAEADHAESVAARVGAALPGARVHVAGSRRMGCDLPGADLDLVVALPGPVDAASVRERVAAALPQARGLREVTGARVPGLRFSVGALSVDLVVVPTGDLDPALAVARRAELGEAASVALSAVSDADAVREAVGAEHAAFAGLARRVKAWARARGLDSAPFGGLPGLAWSVLAARTVREAGALPPDALVREFFGRWAAWDWREPVAWAASAAGPDPVTVLTPSEPVRSCTAQVTPGLRDLLVQELYGAWELLESGLAADALAAAAPPPHRRHAAWAVVTVRTSEAEFEEVRGRMRGRLRALLGALEEAGVTGAHAWPRPFESGPGLARYVIGLGAAPPDAARLAGPADHWRAGLRGVEVSWAAGGEVPDLGA, via the coding sequence ATGCGCACCAGTGAGCAGCTCTACCACCAGGTCCGCTGGGACCCCCGGTTCGATCCGGCGCGGTTCGTGCTCGGCCTGCTCCAGCGCGGAGCGCCGCCGAAGCGGGTCCCGCTGCCCTCCTTCGTGCCCGGCGGGGACATCCCCTGGCACCGGGTGCTGTTCGTCGAGGCGGACGGCGAGCTGGTGTGGGACCGGGCCACCGGCGTGGACCTGATCGACGTGACCGCGGCGGGCCGGGTCCGTGATCCGCGCTTGCTGCGGGCGCCCTTCTTCACGGCGCGGACCCCGTACGCGTGGGATCCGGCGGGCGGCGGCGCGTGGCGTCCCGCCCAGGCCGGCCCTGTGGACACTGCGGCGGCACCGTCCTCGGTGCGGCTGCTGACCTGGAACACCCTGTGGGACCGCTACGACGCCCCGCGCATCGCCACCGCCCGGCGCAGGCCGCTCCTGCTGGACGATCTGGCCGTCGCGGACGCCGACGTGATCGCGCTCCAGGAGGTCGAGCCGGAGCTGCTCGGCATGCTGCTGGCGGCGCCGTGGGTGCGGGCCGGGTACACCCTGGGCACGGATCCCGGCGGCCGGGACGTCGCCGAGTGCGGGCTGCTGGTGCTGAGCCGGCTGCCGCTACGGGAGGCGGGCCTGCACGTGTTCCGCCCGCACAAGGCGGTCACCGCCGTGACGGTGGACACCGCGGCCGGGCCGCTGGTCGTCGCCGCCACCCACCTGACCAGCGACCACACCGAGAACGGGCACGAGCGGCGGGAGGCCGAACTGGCCCGGCTCGCGGAGGGCCTGGGCGGCGTCGACGCCGGTGTGGCCCTTCTGGGCGACTTCAACGACGGCCGCCACGGGGCCGAGGGGCCGGCGCCCGCGCTCGGCATGCGGGACGCCTGGTGCGAGGTGCACGGGGCGGCGGACGCCACGCCGACCTTCGACCCGGTGGCCAATCCGCTGGCCGCGGTGGGTTCGCTGACGGGCCGCGCGGGGCGGCTGGACCGGATCCTGCTGGGCTCCGCCCCGGCCCGGGTGACACGGGCGGCGCTGCGCGGCGACTCCCCGGCCCCCGACGGACTGTTCGTCTCGGACCACTTCGGGGTGGAGGCGACGGTGGAGTTCGGGACGCCCGGCGACGGGCCGACGCGGCTCGACGTGCCGGCGACCGTGCGGACGGCGGTGGCGTGGCTGCCGCCGCGCCTCCCGGACGCGGTGCGGGAGGTGCGCCGGGACCACGACCCGGCGGACGCGCGCTGGCCCGCGCACGTGAACCTGCTCTTCGGTTTCGTGCCGGAGTCCTCCTTCGCCGAGGCCGTTCCGCTGCTGGCCGAAGTGGCCGCGGACAGCGCTCCGTTCGAGGCTCGGCTGGAGGGTGTGCACAGCTTCGGGCACCGTGAGGAGGCCACCGTCTGGCTGGATCCGGCGGCGGCCGGTGAGGCGCCGTGGCAGGAGCTCCGGCGCGCGCTGGCGGAGCGGTTCCCCGGATGCCGGGGGCGTTCCGGCGCGTACGGGGGGTACACGCCGCATCTGACGTTGGGGCGCAGCCGCGACCCGCAGCGGGCGGTCGCCGAGTTCGCGGCGCGTCTCGGCGGGGCGGTGTCCGCGCGGGTCGGGGAGCTCGCCGTGCTCTCGCGGCGCGGGGACGGGCCGATGCGGGTCCGGGCGACGGTGGCACTGGGGACGGGCGAGGTGCGCTGGACCCCGGAGCCGCTGCCCGAACCCCTGCCGGGGCACCTGCCGGGGCACCCGGCGGAGCGTCGGTCGGGGGCCGAGGCGGATCACGCCGAGTCGGTGGCCGCGCGCGTCGGGGCCGCGCTGCCCGGTGCGCGGGTGCACGTGGCCGGCTCCCGCCGGATGGGCTGCGACCTGCCGGGGGCCGATCTGGACCTGGTGGTGGCGCTGCCGGGACCGGTCGACGCGGCCTCGGTGCGCGAGCGGGTTGCGGCCGCGCTGCCGCAGGCCCGCGGGCTGCGCGAGGTGACGGGGGCCCGCGTGCCGGGCCTGCGCTTCAGTGTCGGGGCGCTGTCCGTCGATCTGGTGGTGGTCCCCACCGGCGATCTGGATCCGGCGCTGGCGGTGGCGCGCCGGGCGGAGCTGGGCGAGGCCGCCTCCGTCGCGCTGAGCGCGGTGAGCGACGCCGACGCCGTACGGGAGGCGGTGGGTGCGGAGCATGCCGCGTTCGCCGGACTCGCGCGGCGGGTGAAGGCGTGGGCGCGGGCCAGGGGGCTGGACTCGGCACCGTTCGGGGGGCTGCCGGGACTGGCCTGGTCGGTCCTCGCGGCGCGCACGGTCCGGGAGGCGGGGGCCCTGCCGCCGGACGCCCTGGTGCGGGAGTTCTTCGGGCGGTGGGCCGCCTGGGACTGGCGCGAGCCGGTCGCGTGGGCGGCGTCCGCCGCGGGGCCGGATCCGGTCACGGTCCTCACCCCGTCGGAGCCGGTGCGCAGTTGCACGGCCCAGGTGACACCGGGTCTGCGGGACCTCCTGGTGCAGGAGCTGTACGGGGCCTGGGAGCTGCTGGAGTCGGGGCTCGCTGCGGACGCCCTGGCCGCGGCCGCACCGCCGCCGCACCGCCGGCACGCCGCCTGGGCGGTGGTGACCGTACGGACGTCCGAGGCGGAGTTCGAGGAGGTACGGGGCCGGATGCGCGGGCGGTTGCGGGCGCTCCTCGGTGCGCTGGAGGAGGCCGGCGTCACCGGCGCGCACGCGTGGCCCCGTCCCTTCGAGTCCGGGCCGGGCCTGGCCCGGTACGTGATCGGCCTGGGTGCCGCGCCGCCGGACGCGGCGCGGCTGGCCGGGCCGGCCGACCACTGGCGGGCCGGCCTGCGGGGGGTCGAGGTGTCCTGGGCGGCGGGTGGTGAGGTGCCGGACCTGGGCGCCTGA
- a CDS encoding FAD-dependent oxidoreductase, translating to MTQAAEPARTVILTVDDDPGVSRAVARDLRRHYGAGYRIVRAESGESALEALHELKLRGDLVAVILADYRMPQMNGIEFLEQAVNVYPGARRVLLTAYADTNAAIDAINVVDLDHYLLKPWDPPEEKLYPVVDDLLAAWRSSDYRPVPATKVVGHRWSARSSQVREFLARNQVPYRWYSSDEPEGRRLLEAAGADGQRLPLVVTPECTVLIEPEAADLAAHVGLATTPAADFYDLVVIGGGPAGLGAAVYGASEGLRTVLVERSATGGQAGQSSRIENYLGFPDGVSGAQLTERARRQAGRFGAEILTAREVTGLEVNGPARVVRFSDGSSVAAHSVILATGVSYRQLRAPGCDDLTGRGVYYGSSLTEAASCQGHDVYIVGGANSAGQAAMYLSRGAKSVTLLVRGQSLTASMSYYLVQQIEEAPNISVRTRTVVEAAHGEEHLERLALRDVDSGATELVDAQWMFVFIGAAPLTDWLDGTVLRDDRGFILAGPDLTPDGRPPAEWALDRPPYHLETNVPGVFVAGDARAQSAKRVASAVGEGAMAVMLVHRYLEQS from the coding sequence ATGACACAGGCCGCCGAACCGGCGCGGACCGTCATCCTGACCGTGGACGACGATCCCGGGGTCTCCCGTGCCGTCGCCCGCGACCTGCGGCGCCACTACGGCGCCGGGTACCGGATCGTGCGCGCCGAGTCCGGCGAGTCCGCGCTGGAGGCACTGCACGAGCTGAAACTGCGCGGCGACCTGGTGGCGGTGATCCTCGCCGACTACCGCATGCCGCAGATGAACGGCATCGAGTTCCTCGAGCAGGCCGTGAACGTGTACCCGGGCGCCCGGCGCGTGCTGCTGACCGCCTACGCGGACACCAACGCGGCGATCGACGCGATCAACGTCGTCGACCTCGACCACTACCTGCTCAAGCCCTGGGACCCGCCCGAGGAGAAGCTCTACCCGGTAGTCGACGACCTGCTCGCCGCCTGGCGCTCCAGCGACTACCGCCCCGTCCCTGCCACCAAGGTCGTCGGGCACCGCTGGTCGGCCCGCTCCTCGCAGGTGCGGGAGTTCCTGGCCCGCAACCAGGTGCCGTACCGCTGGTACTCCTCCGACGAGCCCGAGGGGAGGCGGCTGCTGGAGGCGGCCGGGGCCGACGGACAGCGGCTGCCCCTGGTCGTCACCCCGGAGTGCACCGTGCTGATCGAGCCCGAGGCGGCCGACCTGGCCGCCCACGTGGGGCTCGCGACGACACCGGCCGCCGACTTCTACGACCTCGTCGTGATCGGCGGCGGCCCGGCCGGGCTCGGCGCGGCCGTGTACGGGGCCTCCGAAGGACTGCGGACCGTACTGGTCGAGCGGTCGGCGACCGGCGGGCAGGCCGGGCAGAGCTCCCGCATCGAGAACTACCTCGGCTTCCCCGACGGCGTGTCGGGTGCCCAGCTCACCGAACGCGCCCGCCGCCAGGCCGGCAGGTTCGGCGCCGAGATCCTCACCGCGCGCGAGGTCACCGGACTCGAGGTCAACGGCCCCGCGCGCGTCGTCCGCTTCTCCGACGGCTCCTCCGTCGCCGCCCACAGCGTCATCCTGGCCACCGGAGTGTCCTACCGGCAGCTCCGGGCGCCCGGCTGCGACGACCTGACCGGCCGCGGGGTGTACTACGGCTCCTCGCTGACCGAGGCCGCCTCCTGCCAGGGCCACGACGTGTACATCGTGGGCGGCGCCAACTCCGCCGGCCAGGCGGCCATGTACCTGTCGCGGGGCGCGAAGTCGGTGACGCTGCTGGTGCGCGGGCAGTCCCTGACGGCGTCGATGTCGTACTACCTGGTCCAGCAGATCGAGGAGGCGCCGAACATCTCGGTGCGGACCCGGACCGTCGTCGAGGCCGCGCACGGCGAGGAGCACCTGGAGCGGCTGGCCCTGCGCGACGTCGACAGCGGGGCGACGGAACTCGTCGACGCGCAGTGGATGTTCGTCTTCATCGGCGCGGCCCCGCTGACCGACTGGCTGGACGGCACGGTGCTGCGCGACGACCGCGGGTTCATCCTGGCCGGCCCCGACCTCACGCCGGACGGGCGGCCGCCCGCCGAGTGGGCGCTGGACCGGCCGCCCTACCACCTGGAGACCAACGTTCCCGGCGTGTTCGTCGCGGGCGACGCGCGGGCCCAGTCCGCGAAACGCGTCGCCTCCGCGGTCGGAGAAGGAGCCATGGCCGTGATGCTCGTCCACCGCTACCTGGAGCAGTCATGA
- a CDS encoding RNA ligase family protein, which produces MRTHYPRTPHLPWSPGASADDVRAVGSAGLTGREVVVTEKLDGENTTLYADGLHARSLDSGHHPSRAWVKGLQGRIGPGIPAGWRVCGENLYARHSIPYEDLDSWFYGFSVWDGEHCLDWDRTVGFLRGLGVPTPRVLWRGTFDERALRRLRLDTARQEGYVVRTAAAFTRADFGSCVAKWVRGGHVQTDTHWMYAEVVPNGLGRAAPLWAVRSGAEPDVAALSAAVGTDRGEDTDAVPIAGTVAEVSEAAARIDASGRTGEDRLAGVLAAALRREPRARVAARLAAGPAGMGLARRVGDLLGLYPYLQRPFPDADRRAGLVRMAAAADLGVLHALAGTLADGPEAREYVAWSALWAEEAGLLGGPDPLESLRAALREPLAGLDAAAADRCWAEARRAFADGRISGSSVEEAVAATWQWRDGSFPRLVQLCGPSGSGKSTFGRGLPGVDAYVSLDDLRTARGSRTDQRANQEVLREGLDRLDAALARGGTVVWDATSLTGQQRGLAGAVARRRDALVTHAVVLVEKAELERRNGVRPHPVPPQVLAAQLRRFSPPCAGRAHRTWYVGAGGDVEDTAGTLAAGPVTAGGGRDAHQ; this is translated from the coding sequence ATGCGCACCCACTATCCCCGTACGCCTCATCTGCCCTGGTCGCCCGGGGCTTCGGCGGACGACGTCCGGGCCGTCGGGTCGGCGGGGCTGACCGGGCGGGAGGTCGTGGTCACCGAGAAGCTCGACGGGGAGAACACCACCCTGTACGCGGACGGGCTGCACGCCCGCTCGCTCGACTCCGGACACCACCCCTCACGGGCCTGGGTCAAGGGCCTCCAGGGCCGGATCGGCCCCGGCATCCCGGCCGGATGGCGGGTGTGCGGGGAGAACCTCTACGCCCGGCACTCGATCCCCTACGAGGACCTGGACAGCTGGTTCTACGGGTTCTCGGTCTGGGACGGGGAGCACTGTCTCGACTGGGACCGGACCGTAGGGTTCCTGCGCGGCCTGGGCGTGCCCACCCCGCGCGTGCTGTGGCGCGGCACCTTCGACGAGCGCGCGCTGCGCAGGCTGAGGCTCGACACCGCCCGTCAGGAGGGCTACGTCGTGCGCACGGCCGCCGCCTTCACCCGTGCGGACTTCGGGAGTTGCGTGGCCAAGTGGGTGCGGGGCGGCCACGTGCAGACCGACACCCACTGGATGTACGCGGAGGTCGTGCCCAACGGGCTCGGTCGGGCGGCCCCGTTGTGGGCGGTGCGCTCGGGCGCCGAGCCCGATGTCGCGGCCCTGTCGGCCGCCGTCGGCACGGACCGGGGCGAAGACACGGACGCGGTCCCGATCGCGGGCACGGTCGCCGAGGTCTCCGAGGCCGCCGCCCGGATCGACGCCTCGGGGCGGACCGGCGAGGACCGGCTGGCCGGGGTGCTCGCCGCCGCGCTGCGCCGCGAACCGCGGGCCCGGGTCGCCGCACGGCTCGCCGCGGGACCTGCCGGGATGGGACTCGCCCGGCGGGTGGGCGACCTGCTCGGGCTGTACCCGTACCTCCAGCGGCCGTTCCCCGACGCGGACCGGCGGGCCGGGCTCGTACGGATGGCCGCGGCGGCCGATCTCGGGGTGCTGCACGCGCTCGCCGGGACACTGGCCGACGGGCCCGAGGCGCGTGAGTACGTGGCGTGGTCCGCGCTGTGGGCCGAGGAGGCGGGCCTGCTCGGCGGCCCGGATCCGCTGGAGTCCCTGCGCGCCGCGCTGCGGGAGCCACTCGCCGGGCTGGACGCGGCCGCGGCCGACCGCTGCTGGGCGGAGGCCCGGCGCGCGTTCGCGGACGGCAGGATCTCCGGATCCTCGGTGGAGGAGGCCGTGGCGGCGACGTGGCAGTGGCGCGACGGATCGTTTCCCCGACTGGTGCAGCTGTGCGGTCCCTCGGGCAGCGGGAAGAGCACCTTCGGCCGCGGCCTGCCCGGCGTGGACGCGTACGTCTCCCTCGACGACCTGCGCACCGCACGGGGTTCGCGTACGGACCAGCGGGCCAACCAGGAGGTGCTCCGCGAAGGCCTGGACCGGCTCGACGCCGCCCTGGCCCGCGGCGGCACGGTGGTGTGGGACGCCACCTCGCTCACCGGACAGCAGCGCGGGCTGGCCGGTGCGGTGGCGCGCCGCCGCGACGCGCTGGTCACCCATGCCGTGGTGCTGGTCGAGAAGGCGGAACTGGAGCGCCGCAACGGTGTGCGCCCGCATCCGGTGCCGCCGCAGGTGCTGGCCGCGCAGCTGCGCCGGTTCAGCCCGCCGTGCGCGGGCCGGGCGCACCGTACGTGGTACGTCGGCGCGGGCGGGGACGTGGAGGACACGGCGGGCACCCTCGCGGCCGGCCCGGTCACGGCGGGCGGAGGTCGCGATGCGCACCAGTGA